A stretch of the Streptomyces sp. NBC_00078 genome encodes the following:
- a CDS encoding helix-turn-helix domain-containing protein, producing the protein MFRHVQQYAGASQSRIATATGMTQARVNEIINRRREVTRLDVYERIADGLRMPDDARHLLGLAASREKRTGGAAFDLAAFPEVVRVYAAQNSAASEIQQQARAAQELDVLAVRGLGLIGLNDSLLRACLPRERGGKGIRVRVLLLDPDSDALTRRAAEIGESAESLAGGVRLTEARLRELLADGCDIQVYRYRLFPTWRLIRTDATMFVSAFDAGWEGHESATYKVMETPHGPLFRGFRRMFGAVIDGAQRTV; encoded by the coding sequence GTGTTCCGCCACGTGCAGCAGTACGCCGGCGCGAGTCAGTCGCGCATCGCGACGGCCACAGGGATGACGCAGGCTCGCGTCAACGAGATCATCAACAGGCGTCGGGAGGTGACACGCCTCGATGTGTACGAGCGGATCGCCGACGGGTTGCGTATGCCCGACGACGCGCGACACCTCCTCGGTCTGGCGGCCAGCCGCGAGAAACGAACCGGTGGCGCCGCCTTCGACCTGGCGGCGTTCCCTGAAGTCGTCCGCGTCTATGCCGCTCAGAATTCCGCAGCCTCCGAGATCCAGCAGCAAGCCCGCGCGGCACAAGAGTTGGACGTGTTGGCCGTGCGCGGTCTCGGCCTGATCGGGCTGAACGACAGCCTCCTGCGCGCCTGTCTCCCACGCGAACGGGGCGGCAAAGGGATCCGCGTCCGGGTGCTGCTACTTGATCCGGACTCCGACGCGCTCACCCGACGAGCGGCCGAAATCGGGGAGTCCGCCGAGTCCCTCGCCGGCGGAGTACGCCTGACGGAGGCCCGACTTCGAGAGCTACTTGCCGACGGCTGCGACATCCAGGTGTACCGGTATCGCCTGTTTCCCACCTGGCGGCTCATCCGCACGGACGCCACCATGTTCGTCAGCGCCTTCGACGCCGGGTGGGAGGGCCACGAGAGCGCTACGTACAAGGTGATGGAGACTCCGCACGGGCCCCTGTTCCGGGGGTTCCGAAGGATGTTTGGTGCTGTCATCGACGGCGCGCAGCGCACGGTCTGA
- the cyaB gene encoding class IV adenylate cyclase, which translates to MIEAELKVRVHSPEAVMRQLDERATARVEVYRDTYYDRPDGSLEKADQELRVRTVHGADGTRTVLTFKGAAVDEDSGSKPEHETVVEDAGAAHAILRGLGHVELIAFEKRCRNYDFEAHGRHVLATLVRVPEIDGTFLEVETLVEESELSQALADVRSVLSDLGISAADLTRETYTGAVAAQRR; encoded by the coding sequence GTGATTGAGGCTGAGTTGAAGGTCCGCGTCCACTCGCCAGAGGCAGTTATGCGGCAGCTCGACGAGCGCGCGACGGCCCGCGTCGAGGTGTACCGAGACACCTACTACGACCGGCCTGACGGATCCCTGGAGAAAGCCGACCAGGAATTGCGCGTGCGGACCGTCCACGGTGCGGATGGAACCCGTACGGTCCTCACGTTCAAGGGCGCGGCCGTCGACGAGGATTCCGGCTCCAAACCCGAACATGAAACGGTCGTCGAGGATGCGGGCGCCGCACACGCGATCCTCCGCGGGCTGGGACACGTCGAGCTGATCGCCTTCGAGAAGCGGTGCCGAAACTACGACTTCGAGGCGCACGGCCGACACGTGCTCGCCACCCTCGTCCGCGTCCCTGAGATCGACGGCACCTTCCTTGAGGTAGAGACCCTCGTCGAAGAATCTGAGCTGTCGCAAGCACTCGCCGACGTCCGATCGGTCCTGTCGGATCTCGGTATCAGCGCTGCTGATCTGACACGCGAGACCTACACGGGAGCGGTAGCCGCTCAGAGACGCTGA
- a CDS encoding recombinase family protein: MPKQLRGLRAIRLSVLTDSTTSVDRQREAGNRSAAALDIDFGEGDSLREAVDLDVSALKFSPFDRPQLGAWLARSGEFDAIVWWRFDRAIASMSDMHDLAKWAKEHRKMLVFDEGVGNAGRLIFDFRNPMDPMSELMMMLFAFAAQVERLSTKERVTGAHAALRQMKGRWKGGRPPYGYEPKRLEGGGWTLKPDVEAVKVVQRIIRELKGDDSDVKRGKSSTAIAADLTADGVPTPWQYWDAKRRELREAQTATSGEFVEEDPAGNEESEPEGASPIRGWTGATIKGMLTDYAMLGWKTYKGQVVREAQSEAPVTFTDEPIMTRTEFDHVGEIFKSRARQPVARKGTNALLLGVLLCDACGGRMYLQRRTEAQNYVCQGFSSGPQCSSPSSIKQQWAEEYVEREFLRRLGGVRVLEHETIPGYDPTPEIEETEAEFKAHLVERGKQKSRAAQGAWQEVHDALDARLMELEARPKTEPRTVVKAQSATYAQMWDAADDLDKRSLLLDCGVVTKAKRGKSGGWRKLDESRVSFDVTAEFFADAAGEMLEIADELGV, translated from the coding sequence ATGCCGAAGCAACTGCGCGGCCTGCGCGCTATCCGACTGTCTGTACTCACGGACTCCACGACGAGCGTCGATCGTCAGAGGGAGGCGGGCAACCGATCTGCGGCGGCGCTGGACATCGACTTTGGGGAGGGTGACTCCCTTCGCGAGGCTGTCGATCTCGACGTCTCAGCACTCAAGTTCAGCCCGTTCGACCGCCCGCAGCTTGGGGCGTGGCTTGCGCGCTCCGGTGAGTTCGACGCCATCGTTTGGTGGCGGTTCGACCGTGCCATTGCGTCAATGTCGGACATGCATGACCTCGCGAAATGGGCGAAGGAGCATCGGAAGATGCTCGTATTCGACGAGGGCGTAGGCAACGCCGGCCGACTCATCTTCGATTTCCGAAATCCCATGGACCCCATGTCGGAATTGATGATGATGCTGTTTGCGTTCGCGGCTCAGGTCGAACGCCTCAGCACCAAAGAACGTGTGACGGGTGCTCACGCGGCGCTCCGTCAGATGAAGGGCCGGTGGAAGGGTGGACGACCGCCATACGGCTACGAGCCCAAGCGACTTGAAGGCGGTGGATGGACGCTGAAGCCTGACGTCGAAGCCGTCAAGGTGGTTCAGCGGATCATCCGTGAGCTAAAGGGCGACGACTCCGACGTGAAGCGCGGGAAGTCCTCTACCGCTATCGCCGCGGACTTGACGGCGGATGGTGTTCCCACGCCGTGGCAGTACTGGGACGCAAAGCGTCGTGAACTCCGGGAGGCGCAGACCGCGACGAGTGGCGAATTCGTCGAAGAGGATCCCGCAGGTAACGAAGAATCCGAGCCGGAAGGCGCATCACCCATACGTGGATGGACCGGTGCGACCATCAAAGGCATGCTGACGGATTACGCCATGCTCGGCTGGAAGACATACAAGGGGCAGGTCGTCAGGGAGGCACAGTCGGAAGCCCCTGTGACGTTCACCGACGAGCCGATCATGACGCGCACGGAGTTCGATCATGTGGGCGAGATCTTCAAGTCACGTGCGCGTCAGCCAGTCGCGCGCAAGGGTACGAACGCGTTGCTCCTGGGGGTGCTTCTGTGCGACGCCTGCGGAGGGCGCATGTACCTCCAGCGGCGAACAGAAGCGCAGAACTATGTGTGTCAGGGCTTCAGTTCCGGACCACAGTGCTCGTCCCCCTCGTCCATCAAACAGCAGTGGGCGGAAGAGTACGTGGAGCGGGAATTCCTGCGCAGGCTCGGGGGCGTGCGCGTGCTGGAGCACGAAACGATTCCGGGGTACGACCCAACTCCGGAGATCGAGGAGACCGAAGCTGAGTTCAAGGCACACCTTGTAGAGCGTGGCAAGCAGAAGTCCCGCGCTGCCCAAGGCGCGTGGCAGGAGGTTCACGACGCGCTCGACGCTCGACTGATGGAGCTGGAGGCACGTCCCAAGACGGAGCCCCGCACGGTAGTTAAGGCGCAGTCGGCCACGTATGCACAGATGTGGGACGCGGCCGATGACCTCGACAAGCGCTCCCTTCTCCTGGACTGTGGCGTCGTTACCAAGGCCAAGCGTGGCAAGTCCGGGGGGTGGCGGAAGCTCGACGAGTCGCGCGTCTCCTTCGACGTCACCGCTGAGTTTTTCGCTGACGCTGCGGGGGAGATGCTGGAGATCGCCGACGAATTGGGCGTGTAG
- the npdG gene encoding NADPH-dependent F420 reductase, giving the protein MTSTDSAAQVPAKAPAKDPWDLPDVSGLVVGVLGGTGPQGKGLAYRLARAGQKVIIGSRAAERAQAAADELGHGVEGADNAECARRSDIVIVAVPWDGHGKTLESLREELAGKLVVDCVNPLGFDKKGAYAIKPEEGSAAEQAAALLPDSRVTAAFHHLSAVLLQDPEIVEIDTDVMVLGEVRDDVEIVQALAGRIPGMRGIFAGRLRNAHQVESLVANLISVNRRYKAHAGLRVTDV; this is encoded by the coding sequence ATGACCTCTACCGACAGTGCTGCACAGGTCCCCGCGAAGGCCCCCGCCAAGGACCCCTGGGACCTCCCCGACGTCTCCGGGCTCGTCGTCGGCGTCCTCGGCGGGACCGGGCCCCAGGGCAAGGGCCTGGCCTACCGGCTGGCCAGGGCCGGCCAGAAGGTGATCATCGGCTCGCGTGCCGCCGAGCGCGCACAGGCCGCCGCCGACGAGCTCGGGCACGGCGTCGAGGGCGCGGACAACGCCGAGTGCGCGCGCCGCAGCGACATCGTGATCGTCGCCGTGCCGTGGGACGGCCACGGCAAGACCCTGGAGTCACTGCGGGAGGAGCTGGCCGGCAAGCTCGTCGTGGACTGCGTCAACCCGCTCGGCTTCGACAAGAAGGGCGCGTACGCGATCAAGCCGGAGGAGGGGAGCGCGGCCGAGCAGGCCGCCGCCCTGCTGCCGGACTCGCGGGTGACGGCGGCCTTCCACCACCTGTCGGCGGTGCTGCTGCAGGACCCCGAGATCGTCGAGATCGACACCGACGTGATGGTGCTGGGGGAGGTGCGGGACGACGTCGAGATCGTGCAGGCCCTGGCCGGACGTATCCCCGGCATGCGCGGCATCTTCGCCGGCCGGCTGCGCAACGCCCACCAGGTCGAGTCGCTCGTCGCCAACCTGATCTCGGTGAACCGGCGGTACAAGGCGCACGCCGGGCTGCGTGTCACGGACGTGTAG
- the map gene encoding type I methionyl aminopeptidase produces the protein MSGQSLLVPGELSPTRSVPGNIRRPEYVGKPAPSPYTGPEVQTPETIEAMRIAGRIAAQAMAEAAKLIAPGVTTDELDKVAHDYMCDHGAYPSTLGYRGFPKSLCTSLNEVICHGIPDSTVLRDGDIINLDVTAYIGGVHGDNNATYLVGNVDDESRLLVERTRESLDRAIKAVKPGRQINIIGRVIESYAKRFGYGVVRDFTGHGISSSFHSGLIIPHYDSPHATTVMQPGMTFTIEPMLTLGTHDYDMWDDGWTVVTKDRRRTAQFEHTLVVTETGAEILTLP, from the coding sequence ATGTCTGGCCAGTCGCTGCTCGTACCAGGGGAGCTGTCTCCCACCCGTTCCGTACCCGGAAACATCCGCCGTCCCGAGTACGTCGGCAAGCCCGCGCCGTCGCCGTACACCGGGCCGGAGGTGCAGACGCCCGAGACGATCGAGGCGATGCGCATCGCCGGCCGGATCGCCGCGCAGGCGATGGCGGAGGCGGCCAAGCTCATCGCCCCCGGGGTCACCACCGACGAGCTGGACAAGGTGGCGCACGACTACATGTGCGACCACGGCGCCTACCCCTCGACGCTCGGCTACCGCGGCTTCCCCAAGTCCCTGTGCACCAGCCTCAACGAGGTGATCTGCCACGGCATCCCGGATTCGACCGTGCTCCGGGACGGCGACATCATCAACCTCGACGTGACGGCGTACATCGGCGGGGTGCACGGCGACAACAACGCGACGTATCTGGTCGGGAACGTCGACGACGAGAGCCGCCTGCTGGTCGAACGCACCAGGGAGTCGCTGGACCGCGCGATCAAGGCGGTCAAGCCGGGCCGCCAGATCAACATCATCGGCCGTGTGATCGAGTCGTACGCCAAGCGCTTCGGGTACGGAGTGGTCCGCGACTTCACGGGCCACGGGATCAGCTCCTCGTTCCACTCGGGCCTGATCATCCCGCACTACGACAGCCCGCACGCGACGACGGTCATGCAGCCCGGGATGACGTTCACCATCGAGCCGATGCTGACGCTCGGGACGCACGACTACGACATGTGGGACGACGGGTGGACGGTCGTCACCAAGGACCGCAGGCGGACGGCCCAGTTCGAGCACACGCTGGTGGTGACGGAGACGGGAGCGGAGATCCTCACGCTCCCCTAG
- a CDS encoding PhzF family phenazine biosynthesis protein, with product MTDYDVLRVFCGPNGGYGNELGVVREGSVLPDPGERQAFAGKLGFSETVFVDDPERGVVDIYTPTLRLPFAGHPCVGTAWLLDVPELVTPAGVVGARQDGEFSWIEARAEWAPPRTLRQYATAAEVDALPVPAKGEWIYAWAWEDEPAGRVRARGFPGRDDGIEEDEATGAAALLLTDRLGRALNITQGAGSQILTAPQPYGWVEIGGRVFLEREPER from the coding sequence GTGACTGACTACGACGTACTCCGCGTCTTCTGCGGGCCGAACGGCGGTTACGGCAACGAACTCGGCGTCGTCCGCGAGGGCTCCGTGCTGCCGGACCCGGGCGAGCGGCAGGCGTTCGCCGGGAAACTCGGGTTCAGCGAGACGGTGTTCGTCGACGATCCCGAGCGCGGAGTCGTCGACATCTACACCCCGACCCTGCGGCTGCCCTTCGCCGGCCACCCCTGCGTCGGCACGGCCTGGCTCCTCGACGTGCCCGAGCTGGTGACACCGGCCGGGGTGGTCGGGGCCCGCCAGGACGGGGAGTTCAGCTGGATCGAGGCGCGCGCGGAGTGGGCTCCGCCGCGGACGCTGCGCCAGTACGCGACGGCCGCCGAGGTCGATGCCCTGCCCGTGCCGGCCAAGGGGGAGTGGATCTACGCCTGGGCCTGGGAGGACGAGCCGGCGGGGCGGGTCCGGGCGCGCGGCTTCCCGGGGCGCGACGACGGCATCGAGGAGGACGAGGCGACGGGTGCGGCGGCGCTGCTCCTGACGGACCGCCTCGGCCGGGCGCTCAACATCACCCAGGGCGCGGGGTCGCAGATCCTCACCGCTCCGCAGCCGTACGGGTGGGTGGAGATCGGCGGCCGGGTCTTCCTGGAGCGTGAGCCGGAGCGCTAG
- the efeO gene encoding iron uptake system protein EfeO: protein MRAARLSVVTAVVTAAALTAVTGCTEKSKGDGDAAVKVTAADSTCDTSAKSVPAGQVTLSIENKGSRATEVEILFPDDRIVSEKENIGPGTKYTLTAEVKAGAYEIACRPGMKGHGVRQKLTVTGSGAVAKRDPKLDKAVADYREYAQEQADATLPKVETFAEAIKAGDLDAAKKAYAPSRVGWERTEPIAESFGDIDPETDTRADGLEKGQKWTGWHALEKALWQDKKIGAAQKTLADQLVTDLKDWQKRVGKAVITPTSMANGAKELLDEVATGKITGEEDAYSHTDLSDFKANVEGAQKAYELLKPVAQKNDKALTTELDKQFTSLNSTLDKYRTDDPQGTEQNGFVSYDTVTEDQRKELSDAVNALAEPLSKLAAAVVK, encoded by the coding sequence ATGCGAGCCGCCAGACTCTCCGTCGTCACCGCCGTCGTCACGGCGGCGGCACTGACCGCCGTCACGGGGTGCACGGAGAAGAGCAAGGGTGACGGTGACGCGGCAGTCAAGGTGACCGCCGCCGACTCCACGTGCGACACCTCCGCCAAGTCGGTGCCGGCCGGCCAGGTCACGCTGAGCATCGAGAACAAGGGTTCGCGGGCGACCGAGGTCGAGATCCTCTTCCCGGACGACCGGATCGTGTCGGAGAAGGAGAACATCGGGCCGGGCACCAAGTACACGCTGACCGCGGAGGTGAAGGCGGGAGCGTACGAGATCGCCTGCCGCCCGGGGATGAAGGGGCACGGCGTCCGGCAGAAGCTCACGGTCACCGGCTCCGGCGCGGTCGCCAAGCGCGACCCCAAGCTGGACAAGGCCGTCGCCGACTACCGCGAATACGCGCAGGAGCAGGCCGACGCCACCCTCCCGAAGGTGGAGACCTTCGCCGAGGCGATCAAGGCCGGCGACCTCGACGCCGCCAAGAAGGCCTACGCCCCGTCCCGCGTCGGCTGGGAGCGCACCGAGCCCATCGCCGAGTCCTTCGGGGACATCGACCCCGAGACCGACACCCGCGCCGACGGCCTGGAGAAGGGCCAGAAGTGGACCGGCTGGCACGCGCTGGAGAAGGCGCTGTGGCAGGACAAGAAGATCGGCGCCGCGCAGAAGACGCTCGCCGACCAGCTGGTCACCGACCTCAAGGACTGGCAGAAGCGGGTCGGCAAGGCCGTGATCACCCCGACCTCCATGGCCAACGGCGCCAAGGAACTGCTCGACGAGGTCGCCACCGGCAAGATCACCGGTGAGGAGGACGCCTACTCGCACACCGACCTGAGCGACTTCAAGGCCAACGTCGAGGGCGCACAGAAGGCGTACGAGCTGCTCAAGCCGGTCGCGCAGAAGAACGACAAGGCGCTGACCACCGAGCTGGACAAGCAGTTCACCTCGCTGAACTCGACGCTCGACAAGTACCGCACGGACGATCCGCAGGGAACGGAACAGAACGGGTTCGTGTCGTACGACACCGTCACCGAGGACCAGCGCAAGGAACTCTCGGACGCGGTGAACGCGCTCGCGGAGCCGCTGTCCAAGCTCGCCGCCGCCGTTGTGAAGTAG
- the efeB gene encoding iron uptake transporter deferrochelatase/peroxidase subunit — protein MTDTQEATGAEAAADKQPSRRSLIGWGGAGLALGAAAAGGAVAMTRVGDSADDAAPAAAETGAAVAFHGANQAGIATPVQDRLHFAAFDVQTDDRAEFVQMLKDWTAAARRMTAGKAVGDGAYGGLAEAPPDDTGEALGLKPSRLTLTIGFGPSLFEKYGDTFGIKDRRPEALADLPQFAGDALDKSRTGGDLCIQACADDPQVAVHAIRNLARIGFGKVSIRWSQLGFGKTSSTTPDAQTPRNLMGFKDGTRNIAGTETDRLKRFVWVGDKDGGKDSDWMTGGSYLVARRIRMHIETWDRTSLQEQEDVFGRDKGEGAPVGKAKEHDAPFLKAMKPDAHVRLAHPDSNNGITILRRGYSFTDGTDGLGRLEAGLFFLAYMRDVRKGFIPLQRRLSASDALNEYIQHVGSAVFAVPPGVRDKDDWWGSTLFSKEA, from the coding sequence ATGACGGACACTCAGGAAGCAACGGGCGCGGAAGCCGCCGCGGACAAGCAGCCCTCCCGGCGTTCGCTGATCGGCTGGGGCGGGGCCGGGCTCGCGCTCGGTGCCGCCGCGGCCGGCGGTGCGGTGGCGATGACCCGCGTGGGCGACTCCGCCGACGACGCGGCTCCGGCCGCCGCCGAGACGGGCGCCGCGGTCGCCTTCCACGGCGCCAACCAGGCCGGCATCGCCACACCGGTGCAGGACAGGCTGCACTTCGCCGCGTTCGACGTGCAGACCGACGACCGCGCCGAGTTCGTGCAGATGCTCAAGGACTGGACGGCGGCCGCACGCCGGATGACCGCCGGGAAGGCGGTCGGTGACGGCGCGTACGGCGGTCTCGCCGAGGCACCGCCGGACGACACGGGCGAGGCGCTGGGTCTGAAGCCCTCGCGGCTGACGCTGACCATCGGCTTCGGTCCGTCGCTGTTCGAGAAGTACGGCGACACGTTCGGGATCAAGGACCGGCGGCCCGAGGCCCTGGCCGACCTCCCGCAGTTCGCCGGCGACGCCCTCGACAAGTCGCGCACCGGCGGCGATCTGTGCATCCAGGCCTGTGCCGACGACCCGCAGGTCGCCGTGCACGCGATTCGCAACCTGGCCCGCATCGGCTTCGGCAAGGTCAGTATCCGCTGGTCGCAGCTCGGTTTCGGCAAGACCTCGTCGACGACCCCCGACGCGCAGACCCCGCGCAACCTGATGGGCTTCAAGGACGGCACCCGCAACATCGCGGGCACCGAGACGGACCGGCTGAAGAGGTTCGTGTGGGTCGGGGACAAGGACGGCGGCAAGGACTCGGACTGGATGACCGGCGGGTCCTACCTCGTCGCCCGGCGCATCCGGATGCACATCGAGACCTGGGACCGCACGTCGCTGCAGGAGCAGGAGGACGTGTTCGGCCGCGACAAGGGCGAAGGTGCCCCGGTCGGCAAGGCCAAGGAGCACGACGCGCCGTTCCTGAAGGCGATGAAGCCCGACGCGCACGTCCGGCTCGCGCACCCCGACTCCAACAACGGGATCACGATCCTGCGCCGTGGCTACTCCTTCACCGACGGCACCGACGGTCTGGGCCGCCTGGAGGCGGGGCTGTTCTTCCTGGCCTACATGCGTGACGTGCGCAAGGGATTCATCCCGCTGCAGCGCAGGCTGTCGGCTTCCGACGCGCTCAACGAGTACATCCAGCACGTGGGTTCGGCGGTGTTCGCCGTTCCGCCGGGCGTCCGCGACAAGGACGACTGGTGGGGCAGCACACTGTTCTCCAAGGAGGCGTAG
- the efeU gene encoding iron uptake transporter permease EfeU, producing MFSNYLIGLREGLEASLVVCILIAYLVKTDRRDAIRPIWIGIAVAVFIAMGFGCALEFGSQELTFQAQEALGGSLSIVAVCLVTWMVFWMRRTARHLRFELHGKLDAALAMGTGALVATAFLAVGREGLETALFVWASVHAASDGTPRPLVGVALGLATAVFLGWLFYRGALKINLAKFFTWTGGMLVVVAAGVLAYGFHDLQEADWLPGLTSLAFDISGTIPPDSWYGTLLKGVFNFQPDPTVLQVTVWLLYLIPTLALFFAPVGFASGKGKVKAPDEQGSRPSKAPQA from the coding sequence GTGTTCTCCAACTATCTGATCGGTCTGCGCGAGGGCCTGGAAGCCAGCCTGGTCGTCTGCATCCTGATCGCCTATCTGGTCAAGACGGACCGCAGGGACGCCATCCGGCCGATCTGGATCGGCATCGCCGTGGCGGTGTTCATCGCGATGGGCTTCGGCTGCGCGCTCGAATTCGGCTCCCAGGAGCTGACGTTCCAGGCGCAGGAGGCGCTCGGCGGTTCGCTGTCGATCGTCGCGGTCTGCCTGGTGACGTGGATGGTCTTCTGGATGCGGCGCACCGCCCGGCACCTGAGGTTCGAGCTGCACGGCAAGCTGGACGCCGCCCTCGCGATGGGCACGGGCGCGCTGGTCGCCACCGCGTTCCTCGCCGTCGGCCGTGAGGGACTGGAGACGGCGCTGTTCGTGTGGGCGTCGGTCCACGCGGCCAGCGACGGCACCCCGCGCCCACTGGTCGGCGTGGCGCTGGGCCTGGCGACCGCGGTCTTCCTGGGCTGGCTGTTCTACCGGGGCGCCCTGAAGATCAACCTCGCGAAGTTCTTCACCTGGACCGGCGGCATGCTGGTCGTGGTCGCGGCGGGCGTGCTGGCGTACGGCTTCCACGATCTGCAGGAGGCCGACTGGCTGCCGGGCCTGACGAGCCTGGCCTTCGACATCAGCGGCACCATCCCACCGGACAGCTGGTACGGCACGCTGCTGAAGGGCGTGTTCAACTTCCAGCCGGACCCGACCGTCCTCCAGGTCACGGTGTGGCTGCTGTACTTGATCCCGACGCTCGCGCTGTTCTTCGCCCCGGTAGGGTTCGCCTCCGGGAAGGGGAAGGTGAAGGCACCTGATGAGCAGGGATCGCGGCCCTCGAAGGCTCCGCAGGCTTGA
- a CDS encoding bifunctional DNA primase/polymerase: protein MSAEFGGRTGRQGKLSQWLRGRRPKETGADDAGREALLLAAAGAGLPLAPAAHPAPGYRCSCDRVGCPTPARHPVSFAWQTQSTTDRGQIERWARHQPQANFITATGMVHDVLDLPLEAGREALERLLAAGIEVGPVAESDDGRLLFFTLTRGTPEDEDEWWPCELDCHPETADEHPGLRWHCRGSYVLVPPARLPGDQGVHWVRGPEHALPDPLSLLEILTDACARHVGEESDQASSAWPLRR, encoded by the coding sequence ATGAGCGCGGAGTTCGGTGGCCGCACCGGCCGGCAGGGCAAGCTCTCCCAGTGGCTGCGTGGCCGCCGCCCGAAGGAGACCGGCGCCGATGACGCCGGCCGAGAGGCCCTGCTGCTCGCCGCCGCCGGAGCGGGACTGCCGCTCGCCCCCGCCGCGCATCCGGCCCCCGGTTACCGCTGCTCCTGCGACCGCGTCGGCTGCCCCACCCCGGCCCGGCACCCGGTGTCGTTCGCCTGGCAGACCCAGTCGACCACCGACCGCGGGCAGATCGAGCGCTGGGCCCGCCACCAGCCGCAGGCCAACTTCATCACCGCCACCGGCATGGTGCACGACGTCCTCGACCTGCCCCTGGAGGCGGGAAGAGAAGCGCTGGAGCGGCTGCTCGCCGCCGGCATCGAGGTCGGCCCGGTCGCGGAGAGCGACGACGGCCGGCTCCTCTTCTTCACCCTCACCCGCGGCACCCCCGAGGACGAGGACGAGTGGTGGCCCTGCGAGCTGGACTGCCACCCCGAGACCGCGGACGAGCATCCCGGACTGCGCTGGCACTGCCGCGGTTCCTACGTCCTCGTACCGCCCGCCCGGCTCCCCGGCGACCAGGGCGTGCACTGGGTACGCGGCCCCGAGCACGCCCTGCCGGACCCGCTGAGCCTGCTTGAGATCCTCACCGACGCCTGCGCCCGCCACGTCGGCGAGGAATCCGACCAGGCAAGCTCCGCCTGGCCCCTGCGCCGCTGA
- a CDS encoding TetR/AcrR family transcriptional regulator has product MAKKPAPDSTRRSERSRRAIYDAALALVGEVGYPKTSIEGIAARAGVGKQTIYRWWESKADVLLEAFLDLSAEAAREAGQEPYVIPDTGDLAADLKAVLRMTVDQLKDPRFEVPSRALAAEGLVNEQLGRDSVAKLLEPSLQLYVARLRSAQRSGEVRPEIDPRIALELFVSPLAQRWLQHTGPISYDYTDTLVDYALHGLAPRTPDVPSGTPEHRLVGP; this is encoded by the coding sequence ATGGCCAAGAAGCCCGCTCCCGACTCCACCCGCCGCAGCGAGAGGTCCCGTCGCGCGATCTACGACGCCGCCCTCGCGCTGGTCGGCGAGGTCGGCTACCCGAAGACCAGCATCGAGGGCATCGCCGCCCGGGCCGGCGTGGGCAAGCAGACGATCTACCGGTGGTGGGAATCCAAGGCGGACGTCCTGCTGGAGGCGTTCCTCGACCTCAGCGCGGAGGCGGCACGGGAGGCGGGCCAGGAGCCCTACGTCATCCCGGACACCGGCGACCTCGCCGCCGACCTCAAGGCCGTGCTGCGGATGACCGTCGACCAGCTGAAGGACCCCAGGTTCGAGGTGCCCTCCCGCGCCCTGGCCGCAGAGGGCCTGGTCAACGAGCAACTCGGCCGGGACTCCGTGGCCAAGCTCCTCGAACCCTCCCTCCAGCTGTACGTCGCCCGGCTGCGCTCCGCACAGCGCTCCGGCGAGGTCCGCCCGGAGATCGACCCGCGCATCGCCCTGGAACTCTTCGTCTCGCCCCTGGCCCAGCGCTGGCTCCAGCACACGGGCCCGATCTCGTACGACTACACGGACACCCTCGTCGACTACGCACTCCACGGACTTGCCCCACGTACCCCGGATGTCCCTTCTGGTACCCCGGAGCACCGGTTGGTGGGACCATAG